The DNA segment TATTTCTTAATTAAAATTGTTACATATAAAAAGCGGTTCAGTAGAATTTATCTTTGTTCCACCACAGTACATTTTTTTTCCGCATAGCATGGGAACAAAATAATGTCCTTTTTGCTCTGGAACTATAACTTTATTGCGCTGTTCGGTTGTTAAATCATAATAATAAGGGGTAAGGTTATAATTTTTATTTTCACTGCAATCAACAAAATAGATTTTATTATTAATAATTCTTGGCAACAACGGCAGAATTGATTCATACAAAGATTGCTCACCATGTAATAATAAATAAGTAGGAATTTCAAAGGAAAATAAATATTTTGTTTGCCAAACATTATCCTTTTTTATAATACAATGATAATAAAACAACATTACGTCAGAATTATCTTCTATTGTATCCATATGTTCTAGCACAAATCCTTTTTGTTCTGATTCCATGGTTAAAAAAATAATTGGCTTATTCTTAAAACTAGCAACTACGGTAGCTTGTGAAGTATCATTCATTTTCATTTTTTTACTAGGATAATCCATTTGCATGATATGATAATAAAAGTAAGAATCTTCTTTTTTGTACCGTTCAATGTAAAAAATTTGTGTATTAATTTTTTGAGGATACATAAAATCCTTGTCATGTTCTGTTATCAAACATTTTATTACTCCATTGTCATATAACTCAAAAATTGAAAAACGATCATTATTTTGTGCGCTACAATAGCACATATGTTCATTAATCCATTGAAGGGAATTAATATGAAAAAGAGGTTCATCAAAATCAATTGCTTTTGGAGCTCTTTTATGAAATAATTTAACACGCAAGCGTCCATTATCAATAAAGCTAAAACCTACATTATTAGGAAGTAATTGTAATCCTGCAGGATTAAATAATGACCACAAAATTTGTTCTATAGTGTTAGTGATGGTGTTCCATTCAAATAATTCTATGCAGGTTGTAGATTGTTGATAAATATATAAAATTATTACCCCATTATTAAGAGATGCAACAGGATAAATATAATTGGTTGCATTCATTATAAATGCATATAAAAGTAAAAAATAAAATAAACAATAGAAAAATCGCATAGCAGTTATTTTTCCAATTATTGTACAAAATATCTGGTTTCATCTTAATATAGATTGAAGAAAAAAGCTCCGCATGGTTTGCGGAGCTTTTTTCTTCAATCTAGCTATTTTATTATAAACGTTCTTCCAAAACTACTACACGTGCAGCTAATTTTTTCAGTTCATTTAAAAGTGGTATTAGTAATGCATGATATTGAACAGTTTCTGGTTCACCTTGCTGATTTTTAACAACAATTTCAGGAAAAACTGTATTAACTTCTTCAGCAATCAAGCCGTACTGTTTTTTGTTTGTTGTATCACCATTGTAAACGAAACTTACTGGGCGAAGTTGATAGATTTTTGATGAATCATCATTCATATTTTCTATGTTATGTTTAACTGTTCGTGAAGATGAAATTGTACCAAGTTGACCTGCTGAATCTATAAGAACTGTTACTGCATCAGCAATTCCGGTTGTAACACCGCGTATGCCAGCAATGAAAGTGCTTGTTTGAGCGGTACCAATTCGTATTGTTGCGCTTTCTGTTGGGGATCCTGCAACAGCATTAATGTAAATATTTCCGCTACCAGTTGTCAGTCCATTTCCTGAAGTAAATCCAATTCCTATATTTGTATTTCCTGTTGTTACTGTTGGTAATGCTGATGTACCTGTGGCAGTATTTCGTATTCCACTAATGTTTGACATTAATGCATTAACGCCATCTGCAACATTCTCTGTTCCTATTGTGTTTGCAGTAAGAGCATTATGACCTGTAGCGGTATTTTGTGATCCAGTAGTATTGTTAGCCAAAGCAGTATGGCCAACTGCAGTATTAAGACCTCCACTTGTATTAAGTCCTAAAGTATTAACACCAACTGCTACGTTAGCTCCACCAAATGTATTACTGCCTAATGCATTAAATCCAACAGCAACGTTAGTCGTTCCTGTTGTATTGCTAAATAAAGCATCTGTTCCTAGTGCAGTATTTTGAACACCAGTAGTGTTAGAAAATAATGTTGAACTACCAATGCCTGTATTAGAATCGGCAGTCATAGTAAAATTACCAGCGTCTTTTCCCACAAATGTATTTTGTGATCCACCAAAATTATGAATGAATCGATCGCCTGCTTTAATAACATTACCAACATCAGCGCTGATGGAATCATTCATAGAAATATTACAACCAACCGTTAGGTCGCAGCCAATTACTTCATTAGTTACTGATAAAGTACCTCCAATAACTACTCCATCAGTTACTGATAAGTCACCTTCAATAATAACATTTTCTTTGAATTTTACGTCTTCTTCAAATTTAACTTTATCTTCAAATTTTACATCATCTTTGAAAACTACATCATTAAAAAATTTAGCTTTACCAAGAACATCCATTTTTTCTTTAATAACTAATAATCTTAACCCACAACGTGTTGCATCTTGTTGTGTTGTATCAACGGAATTTTTAAGAAATGACAATGATTCGGCATCAAGATTTAATTTTTCTTCTATCACTTGTTCAATTATTATATTTAACGATCTTGTTAGGCTAAGTGACTTATCGCTATCTAATTTCTTAGCATTGTCGTGTAAAACAACTTCTGCTTCTTCTAAAGCTTGTGCAACTGCATCATAATTACCTATAGAAAAGCCTTGTTCGATATGCTTTGCTAATCCATGTACTAAAGAGTTTTCATTAGTATCAAGTTTACTTATCTCTGTAATCACTTGTGCAATATCACTAGCTTCTTTTCCAACATAAATATAAGAACGTCTTGGGTTGTTAAATATTTCTTGTAATTCTACTTCCGACAAATGGATTTGAGATTCTGATTGTTCATCAGCTGATAAAGGTGAAATTGCACCTAAAAAAGTAAGATATAATATATAAGACGTGTAACCAGAAAATATTTTTGGCTTCATCGACTATCCTTCTTTTAAAATAAAACATATTCAACTACAACTCATATTTTTTTTAACATATTGATTAAGTAAAATCAAATTCATTTTTAAACTGTTTTTATTTTCATTTCTAAAGCAGAAATACGTTCGAGAAGATTCTGTATAAGTGCATCACGTTTGAAGGTTTCTTCGTTAAGTTTTTCTATAGTTATTTGTTGTTTTTTTATTTCATTCAATAACAAAATAGGTAAAACATCATACTGTATCGTAACGGGTAAACCTTGCGAATCTTTGATAACAATTGTAGGAAATATCTCCTCCACTTCTTCAG comes from the Candidatus Babeliales bacterium genome and includes:
- a CDS encoding tail fiber domain-containing protein, with the translated sequence MKPKIFSGYTSYILYLTFLGAISPLSADEQSESQIHLSEVELQEIFNNPRRSYIYVGKEASDIAQVITEISKLDTNENSLVHGLAKHIEQGFSIGNYDAVAQALEEAEVVLHDNAKKLDSDKSLSLTRSLNIIIEQVIEEKLNLDAESLSFLKNSVDTTQQDATRCGLRLLVIKEKMDVLGKAKFFNDVVFKDDVKFEDKVKFEEDVKFKENVIIEGDLSVTDGVVIGGTLSVTNEVIGCDLTVGCNISMNDSISADVGNVIKAGDRFIHNFGGSQNTFVGKDAGNFTMTADSNTGIGSSTLFSNTTGVQNTALGTDALFSNTTGTTNVAVGFNALGSNTFGGANVAVGVNTLGLNTSGGLNTAVGHTALANNTTGSQNTATGHNALTANTIGTENVADGVNALMSNISGIRNTATGTSALPTVTTGNTNIGIGFTSGNGLTTGSGNIYINAVAGSPTESATIRIGTAQTSTFIAGIRGVTTGIADAVTVLIDSAGQLGTISSSRTVKHNIENMNDDSSKIYQLRPVSFVYNGDTTNKKQYGLIAEEVNTVFPEIVVKNQQGEPETVQYHALLIPLLNELKKLAARVVVLEERL